A region of the Nocardia asteroides genome:
GCCGGATACCGACGACCGCACGATCGCCGACCGGCGCGGGAGCAACCCGCGTACCGCCGAGGTGGCGTCGACGGTCACCCAGTCTCCGGTGCACAGCCCGCTGACCTCGGAATCCGGGCGCGGGCAGCGGGCGCGAGCGAGCCCGGTCGGCGTGGCCACGTCGCATTCACTGCGATCCATGCGGATCACTCGCGCGGGCACACAGCCTTCCTCGATCATCGAGGCGTACCGGGCGGAAACGGCTTCGGTCCAGCCGTAAGGGACGAGAAGGTCGTGGTCGACCATGATGGAAGGAATCCTTCGTCGGGCGCTGAACCCGACGAGGGGTTCAGCGAGCGGAGAATGAGCAGGAGTTTCGTGTGGCGGCATGACCGAGGTCAGCTCGCCAAGACACGACAAACCGAACGTTCCTCGACACGGTCCACACCTCCTTACTTCTCTCGCAGTGCACCAACTCTGGCACTCGCCCGCGCTCCGCACAACCGAATTTCCGTTCCATCTATCGGAACGTGCGCCTCGCACCCCGCTGAGCCGATGGCAGGGACCGAGTGTGCGAGTCCACCGATCAGTCGGGCTTGCCGAACTGCTCGTGGCGACCGAGGGAGCGGAGGTGGAACCATTCCTTCAGGCCGGCCGGGTCGCGACGGGTGACCAGGAAGAACCAGGAGAAACGGATCCATTCCTGCGGCAGCAGTTTTCGCATGCCGGGCTGGGACATCAGGTAACCGCGGTTGCGGTAGGTGAAGTAGCGCTTCACCGGATCGTCGGGGTACTGCGTATGCATCCGGCCGCCGAGAATCGGCTTGAACTCGGCCACGCCGTTGGGATGCAGATACGCCGTCTGCAGGCAGGTGCCGAACGGCAGCCCGGAACGCACCAGCCTGCGATGCACCTCCACCTCGTCGCCGCGCACGAACAGGCGCAGATCCGGCACGCCGATCACGTCGACCGCCTGCGCGGAGATGAGCGCGCCGTTGAACAGCGAGGCTATGCCGGGCAGGAAATCCTCGTCGCCGAGTTCCGACCGCAGCCGTCGCCAGACCACGCCGCGGCGCAGCGGGAAGGCGAGGCGGTCGGGTTCATCGATATCGCAGACCACGGGTGAGACCTCGACCAGGCCGTGCCGGTTCGCGCAGTCCAACAGGACCGACAGCACGTCGGGACCTTCGGGCCTGCCGTCGTCGTCGGCCAGCCACACCCAGTCCGCGCCCATGCTCAGCGCGTGCAGCATGCCGAGCGCGAATCCGCCCGCACCGCCGAGGTTGTGCGCCGAGCCCAGGTAGGTCGATTCCACCGGCTGGTCGCGCACCAGGTCGGCGACCTCCGGCTCGTTGCCGTTGTCGACCACGATCAGGTGATCCACCGGCCGGGACTGGGACGCGACGACCTTCAGCGACTCGGCGAGCAGTTCGCGGCGCTTGTGCGTGACGACGACGGCCACGATGCGCTGCTGCGAGTCCGGCTTCGGCGTCGCGGATTCCGTCGGGAGCGGGGCGGTGAGGTCGTCGAGTTCGACGCCCTCCTCCGGCGCGGAGCCGATCCGGGCTTGCGCCCCTTCGTCGATCGGGGTGTCCTGCCCGGTCGGCTCGCTCATGCTGTCGCCTTTCGCTGCCGCCTCCGGGCCTGACCACTCATGCTGTGCCTGTTGTCGGCATGAGTGGGGCCCTGCGTGGTCACACTTCGCTGCCGCCTCCGGGCCTGACCACTCATGCCTGGTTCCGCTCCAATTCTCGTTCGTTCGCCCCGGCCTCCGGCTCGGTCGAGGCGGCCCGTTCTGCTTCCATTTCGCGCAACACGGTCGCGACGTGATTCCCCGCCTCCGGCCCCTCATAGGCTCGCACCACTTCTTCGATGCCGCCACGCAGGCGGATCTGACCGTGATCGATCCACAGCGCCGTATCGCACAGCTGCGCGAGGAATTCGTTGGAATGGCTGGCGAAGACCAGGATGCCGGAACGCGCCACCAACGACTGCAACCGCAGCCGGGCCTTCTTCATGAATTCCGCGTCCACCGCGCCGATGCCCTCGTCGAGCAGCAGGATCTCCGGATCGATCGAGGTGACCACGCCCATGGCCAGGCGCACGCGCATACCGGTGGAATAGGTGCGCAGCGGCATGGACAGGTACTCGCCGAGCTCGGTGAAATCGGCGATCTCATCGATCTTCGCCAGCATCTGCTTGCGTGTCTGCCCGAGGAACAGGCCGCGGATGATGATGTTCTCGTAGCCGGAGATCTCCGGGTCCATGCCGACGCCGAGGTCGAACACCGGCGCGACCCGCCCGCGGATGCGCGCGCTGCCGCGCGAAGGTTCGTAGATGCCCGAAAGCAGGCGCAGCAGCGTCGATTTGCCCGCCCCGTTGTGGCCGACCAGGCCGACCCGGTCGCCTTCGCGCAGCGAGAGGTTGATCTCCCGCAGTGCCTCGACCACGACGACGTCGGACTTGTTGCGCCCGATCGCGCCGCCCGCCTTGCCGAGGAACGCCTTTTTCAACGACCGCGATTTGGCGTCGAAGATCGGGAATTCGACCCAGGCGTCCTGGGTTTCGATACTCACACGACTCATCGGGGCGCTCCTATACCCAGTACGGCACGCGCGAACGGTACTGCTTCATGGCGAAGATCGCCACGACCCAGCCCACCAGGGTGATCGCGCCGACGATCAGCCAATGCCGCAGTTCCTGCGGTTCGCCGAGCAGGGGCGCCCGGACGATTTCGAGATAGTGGAACGTCGGCACGATCTCGGCCAGTTTCGCGCGATCGCCGGTGCCGATCTGCGATTCCAGGGTCTTCGTCGTCCACATGACCGGAGTCAGCACGAAAAGCATCAGCGTGGTGCTGCCGAGAATCGGCGCGATATCGCGGTAGCGGGTGCTGAAAATGCCGAACACGATCGACACCCACATGGAATTCAGGAAGATCAGCACGATCGCCGGGATCGCCATCAGGCTGGCCACACCGAGATTGCGCCAGACGCCGAACGCGGCGAGCATCACCACGTAGATGACCATGTTGTGGGCGAAGAACAGCAGCTGCCGCCACACCAGCCGGTAGACGTGCACGCTCAGCGCGGAAGGGAGCTGTTTGATCAGGCCCTCGTTGGCGATGAAGACCTCCGAGCCCTCGAGGATGCTCGCCTGGATCACATTCCAGATGATCAACCCGACGGTCACGTAGGGCAGGTACTCGCGCAGCGGCTGGCCGAGCAGCGCCGCGTACAGCACGCCCATCGCGATGGCTTGCAAGCCGGTGGCGATGGTGATCCAGAACGGGCCGAGCACCGAGCGGCGGTAACGCTGCTTGATGTCCTGCCAGCCGAGCGAAAGCCACAGCTCACGCTGGGAGAATCCGCCCGCGAAGTCCTGGAACGCCCGCCGGAACGTCTGGGAGTCCGAGACGATCTTCGCCTCGGTGGCTCCGGAGTGCAGGGTCTGCGCCTGCGGCGCGGCCGCGCTCACCGGAGACTCCGGTGAGTCGTCGCCGGAACGCACCGTGTGCTCGGCCGAGGAGGTCGGCGAGCTGTCATCTGAACGCGCTTGGTCATCGGAACCAACTGAGCTCTCTTCAGGACGCACCGCACCCGGGTCGGAGACCGAGTCGGAGCGAGCGGCAGCGGCGGGCACGGTGCACGAGACTACCCCTGCGGCTGACGACCACCGTGTGGCACACGCGCGTCGCCGGTCTCACAGGTACTGGCCGGAACCGCCGGTGACGTGGCTCGTCTGGCCGCCGCGCGGGTCGGCGGCGTGGATGCCGGGCGGCAACGCGCCCTGACGCATCTGTTCGAGCTGGGCGCGGGCCGCCATCTGCTGGGCGAACAGCGCGGTCTGGATGCCGTGGAACAGGCCCTCCAGCCAGCCGACCAGCTGGGCTTGGGCGATCCGCAGCTCGGCGTCGGTCGGGGCGGTGTCGTCGGTGAACGGCAGGGTGAGCCGCTCGAGCTCCTCCCGCAGTTCGGGGGCGAGCCCCTGCTCCAGCTCACGCACCGAGGACTTGTGGATCTCCTTGAGGCGAATGCGGCTGGCGTCGTCCAGGGGAGCGGCCCGTACCTCCTCCAGCAGCTGCTTGATCATCGTGCCGATCCGCATGACCTTCGCGGGCTGCTCGACCATGTCGGCGAGCGCTTCGCCGGAGTCGCCCCGGTCGTCCGACTTGTCCTTACTATCGTCGTCGGTCATCACCTGCGCGGTGAAGGGCGCATCCGATCCGGCTGCCGCCGGGATGGCCAACGGCCTGCCGTCGGGTCCGACAACGACGATGTGGTCCGGTGCCTCATCCGAGTGCGTCATGGTCCCTATCATGTCGTGTCCGGTCCGAACGCGCTAAGCCGGTGCTCCCGCGCCGGGCGTCGGTACGGGGTTCGGCGCCCGTCACCGGTCCACGCCGCCGTGCGAGGTCGGCGTTCTATTCTGTTCGGGTCGTGTGGTTCGGATTTGTCGAAAGTCGGTCGCCATGCTGAGTCCCAGGTCGCTGTGCTCTCGCCACGATGCGGAGGGGAACGCGGTTACACAGGCTCGCCCGCTGCCCTTAGAGTGGCCAGCATGACTTACGACGTCGCGCGGGTTCGGGGCCTGATACCG
Encoded here:
- a CDS encoding glycosyltransferase family 2 protein, with protein sequence MVAVVVTHKRRELLAESLKVVASQSRPVDHLIVVDNGNEPEVADLVRDQPVESTYLGSAHNLGGAGGFALGMLHALSMGADWVWLADDDGRPEGPDVLSVLLDCANRHGLVEVSPVVCDIDEPDRLAFPLRRGVVWRRLRSELGDEDFLPGIASLFNGALISAQAVDVIGVPDLRLFVRGDEVEVHRRLVRSGLPFGTCLQTAYLHPNGVAEFKPILGGRMHTQYPDDPVKRYFTYRNRGYLMSQPGMRKLLPQEWIRFSWFFLVTRRDPAGLKEWFHLRSLGRHEQFGKPD
- a CDS encoding ABC transporter ATP-binding protein, coding for MSRVSIETQDAWVEFPIFDAKSRSLKKAFLGKAGGAIGRNKSDVVVVEALREINLSLREGDRVGLVGHNGAGKSTLLRLLSGIYEPSRGSARIRGRVAPVFDLGVGMDPEISGYENIIIRGLFLGQTRKQMLAKIDEIADFTELGEYLSMPLRTYSTGMRVRLAMGVVTSIDPEILLLDEGIGAVDAEFMKKARLRLQSLVARSGILVFASHSNEFLAQLCDTALWIDHGQIRLRGGIEEVVRAYEGPEAGNHVATVLREMEAERAASTEPEAGANERELERNQA
- a CDS encoding ABC transporter permease yields the protein MSAAAPQAQTLHSGATEAKIVSDSQTFRRAFQDFAGGFSQRELWLSLGWQDIKQRYRRSVLGPFWITIATGLQAIAMGVLYAALLGQPLREYLPYVTVGLIIWNVIQASILEGSEVFIANEGLIKQLPSALSVHVYRLVWRQLLFFAHNMVIYVVMLAAFGVWRNLGVASLMAIPAIVLIFLNSMWVSIVFGIFSTRYRDIAPILGSTTLMLFVLTPVMWTTKTLESQIGTGDRAKLAEIVPTFHYLEIVRAPLLGEPQELRHWLIVGAITLVGWVVAIFAMKQYRSRVPYWV
- a CDS encoding bacterial proteasome activator family protein; translation: MTHSDEAPDHIVVVGPDGRPLAIPAAAGSDAPFTAQVMTDDDSKDKSDDRGDSGEALADMVEQPAKVMRIGTMIKQLLEEVRAAPLDDASRIRLKEIHKSSVRELEQGLAPELREELERLTLPFTDDTAPTDAELRIAQAQLVGWLEGLFHGIQTALFAQQMAARAQLEQMRQGALPPGIHAADPRGGQTSHVTGGSGQYL